In Fusobacterium nucleatum, the genomic stretch AACTGATTAAAACAAAAATTCCAGATACTAATATTATTAATGGTCCTGTTGGTAAAGTAGCATCAAATGTAGAGATGATACTTCCCATAGCTCCAGAAATTCCACCAATTATTGCTGATAAAAGAGTTACAACTGACAGTTTTTTACTCCATTGCTTTGCAGCAACAGGTGGTATAACTAACATTGCAGTCATTAAAATTACTCCTGCTATTTGTATTCCAATAATAACATTTATAACTATCATAGTAGAAACTAAAAAATTTATTTTACTACTGTCTATTCCAAGTGTTTTTGCATAATCTGCTTGAAATATACTTATTTTTATTTCTTTCCAAAATAATAACACTAAAAATATTAAAATCAGTCCAACAGCTATTATCAAATAAATATCTTTTACTACTAGTGTAGAAGCTTGTCCAAAGATAAATCTATTTAAACCTGCTTTTTTTGCACCAGGTATTTTTTTTAGATATGTCAACAATACTAAACCTAATCCAAAAAATGTTGATAACATTAAAGCAATAGCACTATCAAATTTTACTTTAGATTTTAATTGTGTGTAGTGAATTAAAAAAATACATAAAACCCCTATTATTAAAGCTCCTAAAAGTAAAATATATAATTCTTTTTTTCTAGTAATTAAAAAAGCAAGGCATATTCCTGCAAGTGAAGCATGAGATATACCATCTCCTAACAAACTTTCTTTTTTTAAAACTGCAAAAGTTCCAATGATAGCACTAACCATACCTAAAAGCATACAACCAAGAGTAACAACTTTAAAAGTATAGCTATTTAAAAAAAGTTTCAATATTTCATCCATATCTTCCTCAAATCTTTCTAACTATTTTCTATATGTTTTATCTATATTTTCTTGTGTAAAAACTTCCTTTACTTTTCCACTAGCAATAACAGTTTTATTTATAAAAGTAACAGATTCAAAATAAGTTGGAACAGTTTGTAAATCATGATGTACCACAAGTAAAGTTTTACCCTCTGATTTTAATTTTTTTAATATATCAACTATTGATTTTTCTGTTGTTGAATCAACACCTTGAAAAGGCTCATCCATAAGATAAATATCTGCTTCTTGCACCAATGCTCTTGCAATAAAGGCTCTCTGTTGTTGTCCACCTGAAAGCTCTGATATTTGTCTATCTTTAAAGTCTAACATACCAACTTGTTCTATTGCTTTAAAAACCTTTTGTTTTTCTTTTTTATTAACCCTTTTAAAAAGTCCAACTCTGCCATAACAACCCATTTCAACCACATCAAATAGTGTTGTAGGGAAATCCCAATCAACACTATTTCTTTGTGGAACATAGGCTAAATTTTTTCCATTTATTTTTATTTTACCAGTTATTTGTTTTAAAAATTTTAATATTGTTTTGATAAGAGTTGATTTTCCAGCACCATTTGGTCCCACAAGTGCCACCAAACTCCCGACTTCAACATCTAAATTAAAATTCTCTAATGCTATATTTTCTCCATAAGCAACTGTTAAATTTTTAATTTCAATAGCATTCATTAACTTCACCTATTTCTAATTCTTATTTTAAAGCATTTGATATAGTATCAGCATTTGCTTTTATTGTTTTTATATAAGTTTCTGTATTATTTTCTTTATCTCCCATAGAATCTGAATAAAGTTCTCCACCAATTTCTACATTTCCACCTTTTGCTTTTACAGCTTCTTGTAAGGCTTCTATACTCTTATGATTTACAGAAGATTCAACAAAAATAGCTTTTATATTGTGTTCAACTATGAAATTAGCTAAATCTTCAATTTGTTTAGTTCCAATTTCAGAATCAGTTGAAACACCTTGTATAGCTTTTACTTGTAAACCAAATTGTTCAGCAAAATATGCAAAGGCATCATGTGCTGTGATTAAATATCTTGATTCTTCTGGAATTTCATTTATTTTAGCTTGTATATATTCAGTTGCTTCATCCAATGATTTTAAATAAGTTTGTAAATTATTTTCAAAATAATCTTTATTTTCAGGTAATATTTCACTTAATTTATCAGCAACAGATTTAGCTTGTATAGCCCAAAATTTTGTATTAAACCAAACATGTGGGTCATAAGTGTTTTCATCTTCTTTATGTAAAAGAGATTTATCCAGTTGAGCTCCTAAATTTAAAATATATTTATTTGATAAATTTGCAAATATATCTGTCATTTTTCCTTCAAGATGTAATCCACCATAGACAACTAAATCAGCATTTTGTAATTTTTCCACATCTCCTGCTGTTGCTACATATAAATGAGGGTCTTCTCCCTCTTTCATAAGCCCTGTAACTTCAACTTTATCTCCACCAATTTCTTCTATTAAATTTTGATAATAATTTAAAGTTGTTGTTACTTTTATTTTTTGTATTTCATTAGAAGTTTTAGTTTCTTCTTTTTTCTCCCCACAAGCAACAATAAATAAAGAAATCATCATAATAGTTAGTAATTTAAAAATTTTTTTCATATTTTCCTCCATTTTATTTTTTATTATACCTGTCTACTATAATATATTTATTTTTATTATTTGTCAATATAATATTTTTAATATATAATCATTTTATTATTAAAATAATATTAAATTTTTATTTAAAAAATTAAAAATAAGTTGTAAGATACATAATAAAGAAAAAACTGTAAGGGGATGATTATATGTGGGCTATTTTTGCTATTTTATCAGCTATTTTTGCAGCATTAACTTCAATTTTAGCAAAAATTGGAATTGAAGGTGTTAATTCTAATTTAGCAACAGCTATAAGAACTGTTGTCATTGTTTTTATGGCTTGGTTTATGGTTTTTATAACGGGAAATCAATATGGAATTGTAGATATAAGTAAAAAAAGTTGGATATTTTTAATTCTTTCAGGATTAGCAACTGGTGCTTCATGGCTTTGTTATTATAAAGCATTACAACTTGGAGAAGTTTCAAAAGTTGTTCCTATTGATAAATTAAGTATAGTGATAACTATTAGCTTAGCCTTTATATTTTTAGGAGAACAAATAACGCTGAAAACTATAATTGGTTGCTCTTTAATTATTGTAGGAACTTTTATTATGATTTTGTAATTTGTTTATCAAAATGTATTAAGATAAGCAAAATAAAGTTCATTGTATTTATCAAACTAATATGATAGAATGATAACAATGTTTATAATAAAGGTGATAATTAAAAAATATGAAAAAAGTTTATGATATGACAAAAGGAAAAATTTGTACTATAATCTTATCTTTTTCTTTACCACTTCTTGGAGCAAGTTTAATTCAACAGCTATATAATACTGCTGATATGATATTTGTTGGAAATTTTGTAGGTAAAGAGGCAACAGGAGCTGTTGGAGCAAGTAGTCTATTATTTACTTGTATTATTGGGCTTTTTACAGGAGTTTCAATAGGAGTTGGAGTTGCTGTATCTCAAAAAATTGGCTCTAAGGATTTAGAAATGGCTTCAAAAGTTTCTCATACTGCTATAACATTTGGGATTATTGGAGGAATTGTTTTAACCCTTATTGGTTTCTTTTCTGCTGAATTTTTATTAACTTTAATGAATACTCCAAAAGAGATAATATATGACTCTGTCTTATATTTAAAAATTTATTTTTTAAGTATGTTACCAATGATTTTATATAATATTGGAGCAGGAATTATTCGTTCAACTGGAAATTCAAAAACACCATTCTATATACTTATTGTAGGTGGATTTACAAATGTACTTGCCAATTATATTTTTATAGTAGTTTTTAAAATGGGAGTTTCAGGTGTTGCTATTGCAACAACCTTATCTCAAACATTGACAGCTGTTATAGTTCTAACTTATCTATTTAAAAATAAAACTGCTATTAAATTTAAAACATCTAAATTAAAAATAGATTTTTCTTTGTTAAAACAAATTCTTTATTTTGGTTTACCTGCTGGAATACAATCAATGCTTATAACATTTTCAAATATAATAGTTCAATATTATATAAATGGTTATGGTGGAGATGCTGTTGCTGCCTATGCAACATATTTTAAATTAGAGAACTTTATTTGGATGCCAATAGTTGCAATAGGACAAGCAAGTATGACTTTCTCTGGACAAAATGTAGGGGCGAATAATTATAAAAGAGTTAAAAAAGGAGCTTTTGTTGCCATACTTTTATCAGGTGGTTTAAGTGTGATCATTGCAACAATAATATTAATTTTCTCTCATACTTTTATGAGAATTTTTATAAAAAACGAAGAAATTATCTATTTAGGAAGTCAGATAGCTTTAACTACTTTCCCTTTCTATTGGTTATATTCTATATTAGAAGTTTTAGGTAGTTCTTTAAGAGGAATGGGATATTCAATAGTTTCAATGTATATCACTACTACTTGCCTTTGTGGAGTTAGAATATCATTACTTTATTTAATTTCAAAATTTAATCTTGATTTTAAATCTGTTGCCTATGTTTATCCCATGACTTGGTTTTTTACAGCAAGTATATTTATAATTGCTTTCTTAAAAATTATAGCTAAAAAAATTAAAAATTCTAATTAATAAAAAAAGATAAGATAAATAAACTTTAAATTTTATATTTATCTTATCTTTTAATATATGGATATTTATTGACAGTCAATTTTAAAAATTTACAGTATTTTCTATAATGTTTTCTGTGCTAATATTTACTATTATATCTTTTCTACAAGGTGTTATAAGCTCATTAATTAAATCTTCAACACTAATTAACTTATTTACTCTATAACCATTTTCTCCTGAAAAGAATAATCCTGTATCAACTTTTCCATTATAAGAATCACCTAAACAATTTGCTATACAGAAACCTACTTTTCTTGCTCCTTCTCCAAGATTACAAGGAGCTATACAATTACTATAACATTTTATTGTTTGATCATCAGCCCTTAAATTTTTAATTAAATTAGTTTTTATAGAACGCCCTGGATAACCAACAGGAGATTTTACTATAACAATATCTTCTTTTTCAGCATTGACTAAAATATTTTTAAATTCTTCACTTGCATCACATTCATAAGTACCTATAAATCTTGTTCCTAATTGTACTGCATCTGCACCAAGTTCCATTATTTTTTGAATATCATCATTATCCCAAATTCCACCTGCTGCAATTATTGGAAAATCTCCCCATTTATCCCTTTCTTCTTTTACTTCTGGGACTATATTTTCTAATTGATGTTCAGGTAAGAATAAATCTTCTGCTTTTACACCTTGATGTCCTCCACTTTTTGGTCCTTCAACTATAACTGCATCTGGTAATCTTCCAGCAGCTTTCCATTTTTTGCAAATTATTTTTAATGCTCTTCCTGATGAAACTATTGGGACTATTGCTACATCTGGATGATTTTCTACAAGTTTAGGTAATTCTAATGGAAGTCCAGCACCTGTAACTATTATATTTGCTCCTGCTTCTATTGCATACTCAACAACCTTTGAATAGTCATTTATAGCATGTAAAATATTACAAGCCAAAGGTTTATCACCACAAATCTTTCTTGCATTTTTAAAAATTTCTATCATAGCTTCTTTTGAATTCAAAGCATCTACACCTACTGGTCTACCATTTACAACTTTTTTACAATATTTTAAATTGTCATAGTATGCTGTACAAATTCCACTTATTGTTCCCAGTCCACCATTTTTTGAAACAGTTCCAGCTAGTTGATCCCAACTGACACCTACACCCATTCCACCTTGTACTATTGGTTTTTCTATATAATATTTTCCTATTTTTATTCCTTTTAATTCTCTCATTTTTCCTCCTTGAATATATTAAATTTCTAAATATAAAGAAATTTAACAGGAGGTGCTCTTTCTGCTTTTTTATTAAAATAATTTAATTTATAATTTGAGATTGTATCTATAAAATTAATATATAAAACTTTTAAAAATTTTACTATTTTTTTTAACTTTTCAACAACCTTTTCTCTAACATCATTTTCTATTGGCTCTATACAATTATTTATATAAAACTTTTCAACTTTTTCTATTAATTCATTAATACAAGTTATATCCAATTTTTCAATAAATGACAAATCTAAATTTATTTTTAAATCAACATTAGAAATATATTCATTTATAGCATTTAATAAAACTTCTTTTTTTTCTAAAAATATTTTTTTATTTTCTTCATAAAAGGAAAACAGATTATCAAGATTTATAATTTTATTTTCTTTTAAAATTTCATCTTTTTTATTAACTAGATTTTCCATTAATTCAGTAAAATTATTCTTAATTCTTGAAATCATACAAATCCTCCTTTTTATAAAATAACATATGTCATATTATATCAGTATATTGAAAATTTGCAAGAAATATTTTTAAATAAAAAATAATGTTAATGAAAAATAGGAGAACTATATTCCAGAGATTTTATCAAAGAAAATTTAAAAAATCTGGTTAGTAATGAAGTATTTTTCACTTAACATTATATAAATTTTTTACTCTATTTTTTTAAAAATATTTTTAGTTTATTTCACAATTAAAATGTTTTAATATTACTTGATAAATTAAATTTGCAATAAGTCTTGAAGTTCTATCATCATAGTCATATCTTGGACTGATTTCAGCAACTTCTAATGTTAAATTCTTTTTAGTTTTAGCAATAGTGTTTAAAAGCCCTATTGCTTGGCTAGGCCAAATACCAAATGTTTGTGGAGCACTTACTCCTGGTGCACAAGTTATATGGAATACATCTGTACAAATACTTAAATGTATATAATCATTTCTTTCTAATATTGGTTTTATATTTAAGTCACTTAATTTCAATATATCTTCTGCTAAGTAATATGTTACACCAAAACTTTTAGCTCTATCAAATAGTCTTTTAGTATTTGAAAATCTTTGTATGCCTATAACATTATAATCAAATTTTATACCATCTCTTTTGCAATCATCAGCTATTTGATAAAACATTGTTCCAGAGTTCGCTCCTTTATCATATTCTCTCATATCAAAGTGAGCATCAAAACTTATTATTCCAATTTTAGGACTTTTTGATTGAGTTTTTGCATAAGATAAAATCCCATTATATGTACCATAAGCAATATCGTGTCCTCCACCCATACACACAACAAAATAATCTTTTGATTTTAACTTAGCAACTACTTTTGCTAATTCATGTTGAGCTTCTTCTAATTTTCCTCCTATTACATCAATAGGATCTTTTAAATCATAAAACTTTATACTTGTATCAAATATAGGGAAATTAGATAGAGCTACCTTTAAATGTTTCCAACCCTCAGCAGCTCCTAATCTTCCGTTATTTCTTCTTATTCCTTCATTAGAATTATAACTCACAAAACATACTTTTTTCCCATTATAGTCATCTTCCATTAATTCATCCAAAGTTTTAATTTGAATAACTTGATGTATCCTTAGTATATCGTCATCATAACCATCAACACGTCCATTCCAATCCATTTCTTCCCCTTCTTTCTCTAACTTATAATAATTAATTTTGTAGCTCCTAATTGTTTTTCAATTATAGTTTTCATAGCAACTAGTTTACCAACTTGCATTTTTTTAATTATATCATAATAATTGGCAGATGTATCACAAACTAAAATTTCTACTCCTCTGTCTTGTAATCTTTTTAAATAAAGACAACAATCTGAAATAGGTAAAGTTAAAAGGACTGCTTCATTGAATAGAATAATATTTTTAGGTAAAAATTCTAATTCTGATAGTGTATAAATATATGTTTCTAATAATACTTTTCCTAGTTGTCTATCATTTCCAATTGAAAGTGAAGAACAAACAAAAATAATATTATTAGCCTCTTCTAAAATTTTTCTATCAAATATATTTTCTATTTCTGCAATAAAACAATTTTCCTTATGTAACATATATTTTCTCCAATTCTTTTATTAAATTAACATTCATTATATAATTTTAATTTTATTTTATCAAGAATTTTTATCTCATATTTTATATATATATGAATATAATATCATAATTTTATAAAAAATAATAAAAATTTTAAAAATAATTATTGACAATTTTTTTAGATTATTATATACTTGTCCCAATATCAAAAATAGATTACTTAAAATAAATAACCATCCAGAGAAACTGAGGGACTGGCCCTATGATGTTTCAGCAACCTACTTAAATGTGTGGTGCTAATTCCAGAGAGATGGAAAGGTAAATTTAGAATAAAACCAATCCATACTCATTAAGGTATGGATTTTTTAATCAAGTAAAATTGTATCGCAGAAAGTAGGGAGAAAAATGATTACACTTGAAAATGTAAATAAAATTTATTCCAATGGATTGCATGCTGTGAAAGATGTTAATTTAAAAGTAAATGAAGGAGATATTTTTGGAATTATTGGTTTAAGTGGTGCTGGAAAATCTTCTCTCATAAGACTTATTAACAGACTTGAAGAACCTACAAGTGGAAAAATTTTTATCAATGGACAAAATATTTTAAGTCTTAATAAGGCAGAACTTTTGAAAAGAAGGAAGAAAATAGGAATGATATTTCAACATTTCAATTTACTTTCATCAAGGACAGTTGAAGAAAATGTTGCTTTTGCACTAGAGATTGCAAATTGGGATAAAAAGGATATTGGAAAAAGGGTTACAGAACTTTTAGAAATAGTTGGATTATCTGATAAAGCTAAATATTACCCTAGTCAATTAAGTGGTGGGCAAAAACAAAGAGTGTCAATAGCAAGAGCCTTAGCAAACAATCCAGATATTTTACTATCTGATGAGGCAACTTCAGCTCTTGACCCTAAAACAACAAAATCTATTTTGGAACTTATCAAAGAAATACAACATAAATTTTCATTGACTGTTGTTATGATAACTCACCAAATGGAAGTTGTAAAAGAAATATGCAATAAAGTTGCAATAATGTCTGATGGAAAAATAGTTGAACAAGGAGGAGTACATCATATATTTGCTGAGCCTAAAAATGAAATTACAAAGGAATTTATTTCCTATGTTCATCAGCAAACTGATACAGCATTAAATTATTTACACCATAAGGGAAAGAAAATTATTAAGGCTAAATTTTTAGGAATATCTGCACAAGAGCCTATTATTTCAAAAGTTATAAAAGAATATGGTATTGATATAAATATTTTAGGTGGAACTATTGATAAACTTTCAACAGTTAGTATAGGACATTTATATCTTGAACTAGATGGAGATTTAAATGCACAATCAAAAGCAATAGAGCTTATGCAGACTATGGATGTTATAGTGGAGGTGGTATATAATGGAGATTAGTTCTTTAATTGAACCTCTTTTTGAAAATTTTGAAAATCCTATTGTAAGTATGCTTACAGTTTCAACAGTTGAAACTATATATATGGTATTTCTTTCAACAATATTTTCACTGTTACTTGGATTTCCAATAGGAGTGTTACTTGTTATAACAAAAGAAGGTGGCATATATGAAATGAAAAAATTTAATGTTATCTTGGGTATTGTAATAAATGCTTTGAGATCATTTCCTTTCATTATCTTGATGATACTTTTATTTCCACTATCAAGATTTGTGGTTGGTTCAACAATAGGAGCAACAGCTGCTGTTGTTCCATTATCAATAGGAGCTGCACCTTTTGTAGCAAGAATAGTTGAAGGGGCATTACTTGAAGTTGATCATGGACTTATAGAAGCCAGTCAAAGTATGGGGGCTAGTAACTCAACAATAATTTTTAAAGTTATGTTGCCAGAATGTTATCCAACATTAGTTCATGGGATTGTAGTAACTATAATCAGTTTAATTGGATATTCAGCAATGGCTGGTACAATAGGAGCTGGTGGACTTGGAGATTTGGCAATAAGATTTGGCTATTTAAGATTTAAACTTGATATAATGATTTATGCAATTATAATAATAATTATTTTAGTTCAAGTTATTCAATCAGTTGGTAATTATATTGTATATAGAAGACAAAAAAAATTAGGAAAATAGTAGGAGGAAAAATTATGAAATTTACAAAATTATTTGGAACAGTGGGAGCATTTTTATTACTATCAGCAGGAGTATTAGCTGGAACTTTAAAAGTTGGAGCAACACCAGTTCCTCATGCTGAAATCTTAGAATTAATTAAACCAGATTTAAAGAAACAAGGAGTAGATTTAAAAATAGTTGAATTTACAGATTATGTAACACCTAACTTAGCATTATCTGATAAAGAAATTGATGCTAATTTCTTCCAACATAAACCTTATCTTGATAAGTTTGTTGAAGAAAGAAAATTAAATCTTGTTTCATTAGGAAATGTCCATGTTGAACCACTTGGATTGTATTCAAAGAAAATTAAATCTATTAATGATTTAAAGAAGGGAGATACTATTGCAATTCCTAGTGACCCATCAAATGGAGGAAGAGCATTAATCTTATTACATAATAAAGGTGTTATAACTTTAAAAGACCCTAAAAATTTATTTGCAACAGAATTTGATATAGTTAAAAACCCTAAAAAATTAAAATTTAAGCCATCAGAAGTTGCACAATTACCAAGAATTTTACCTGATGTAACAGCTGCTATTATCAATGGAAACTATGCTTTACAAGCTAATTTATCTCCAGCTAAGGATTCATTAATATTAGAAGGAAAAGAATCTCCTTATGCAAATATTTTAGTTGTCCGTAAAGGTGATGAAAAGAAAGAAGATATTCAAAAATTACTAAAAGTTCTTCGTAGTGAGAAAGTTAAAAAATATATAAATGAAAAATATAGTGATGGTTCTGTTGTTCCAGCATTCTAAAATATACTAAATTAAAAGGATCTGTTGTAGTTCATTTGCAACAGACCTTTTTTGCTTATAATTCTATCCAAAATCTTTTATAATTCTTCCCATCAACAGTTCTAATATCTTCAAGTTTTCCTCCACAGGATATGATACTTCTTTCACTAGCTATATTATCATCATTACAAGTAATTAATACTTTCTCTATTTTTAATTCCTTACATTTTCCTAAGGCAAGTTTTAGCATTTGCTTAGCATAACCTTTTTTCCTTTCAGATTTTCTAACGCCACAACCAATATGTCCACCTGCTTGTAATAAAAAATCATTTAAACAGTGTCTAATATCTATCACTCCAACAATATAATTATCTTTTTCTCTTATACCTAAATAAGTAGATGAAGGGACAAGACCTTCTGGAACTGTATCTTTACGGCTCCTCTTTTCTAATTCTTCTAGCCAATCTTCAACAGTAGGAAACCTATCTAATCCAGCTGCACCATTTATAATAGGTTCATCTTCTAAAAATTCTTTTTTATATTTTAGAATCTCATCAGCATAAGATAAATTAGGTTTTACTAAAATAATTTTTTCCATTTTTTATCCCTCCCTTAATTATAATATTGTTGCTATACTACTCTTAAAAAGTATACATGTAAAATATTTATTTTATATATTTTTATTAATAAAATATATAAAAAAGAGAATCTTTTCAAGATTTTATTCTCAAAAAAATTCTCTAAATTCTATTTTACCTTTATTCTTGATTTCTTATATCTTCAATAGCTGTATCTAAAGCTTCCTTAAAGCCTTCTGAAGAAAATGTTGCTCCTGCAACCATATCAATATCATCAAATCTTTGTTTTGCTTTTACTTCATCAACTAATTTTTGTAAAGCAACTCCTCCAATTTCATCTGTATCTCCATGTCCAACTTCAATTTCAGTAACCCTGATTGTTTTATTCTTTTTCTTATAGGCTTTAACCTTTAAAGTTATATCACCAATATAACCTATTCCAACTCCCTCAGCCTCATAAATTTTTGGTTTAAAATAATCTTCAAATACAAATGCTGCTAGACCTAAAGTTATAAAAATAATAACTAACCATTCTCTAAGTCCAAAATCTTTAAAATTCATTGATTACTCCTATTCTAATTTTGTTTTTCTATATCTTTAACAGCATTTCTAATTGCTCTTCTAAAACCAGCAGAAGTTGAAGTAGCCCCTGCAACACTATCTAACTTATTATAGTTTTGTTTTGTTTTAACCTCTTCTATTAACTGTTCTATTGCAGCTCCACCAACTTTATCAGTTTCTTGATGTTTAGCAACAATATCAGTGACAACTATCTTACCATCTTTTTTAATAGCTTTTACAGTTAAAACTATTGGTACTCCTTCTTCATTATAACCTTTTGCTTCTGCTGTAGTTTCATATACCTTATCAGCTGCAAAAGCTCCTAAACTTAATACTGCAAAAGAAATTGCTATTAAACTTTTAAAATTTTTCATAACTTCACACTAATCTATCTTGATATAGATTATTCTCCTTCCTTATTTATTTGATATTGCTTCAACTCCTGGTAAAATTTTTCCTTCTAAGAATTCCAAAGATGCTCCACCACCAGTAGAAATATGAGTAAATTTATCAGCATAACCTAAACTTATTGCAGCAGCAGCCGAATCTCCACCACCTATTATAGTTACAGCATCAGTAAGATTAGCTATTGATTCGCAAACTCCTATTGTTCCTTTGGCAAAGTTAGGCATTTCAAATACTCCCATAGGTCCATTCCATACAACAGTCTTAGCAGTTTTTATGTAACTATCAAATAGTTTAACAGTTTTTTCACCAATGTCAAGTCCCATTTTATTATTTGGAATATTATCTATATCAACAGTAGAAAATTCAACTTCATTTTTAAATTCACTTGCAACAACTGTATCAACAGG encodes the following:
- a CDS encoding GNAT family N-acetyltransferase, with product MEKIILVKPNLSYADEILKYKKEFLEDEPIINGAAGLDRFPTVEDWLEELEKRSRKDTVPEGLVPSSTYLGIREKDNYIVGVIDIRHCLNDFLLQAGGHIGCGVRKSERKKGYAKQMLKLALGKCKELKIEKVLITCNDDNIASERSIISCGGKLEDIRTVDGKNYKRFWIEL
- a CDS encoding FMN-binding protein — translated: MNFKDFGLREWLVIIFITLGLAAFVFEDYFKPKIYEAEGVGIGYIGDITLKVKAYKKKNKTIRVTEIEVGHGDTDEIGGVALQKLVDEVKAKQRFDDIDMVAGATFSSEGFKEALDTAIEDIRNQE
- a CDS encoding MetQ/NlpA family ABC transporter substrate-binding protein yields the protein MKFTKLFGTVGAFLLLSAGVLAGTLKVGATPVPHAEILELIKPDLKKQGVDLKIVEFTDYVTPNLALSDKEIDANFFQHKPYLDKFVEERKLNLVSLGNVHVEPLGLYSKKIKSINDLKKGDTIAIPSDPSNGGRALILLHNKGVITLKDPKNLFATEFDIVKNPKKLKFKPSEVAQLPRILPDVTAAIINGNYALQANLSPAKDSLILEGKESPYANILVVRKGDEKKEDIQKLLKVLRSEKVKKYINEKYSDGSVVPAF
- a CDS encoding FMN-binding protein, encoding MKNFKSLIAISFAVLSLGAFAADKVYETTAEAKGYNEEGVPIVLTVKAIKKDGKIVVTDIVAKHQETDKVGGAAIEQLIEEVKTKQNYNKLDSVAGATSTSAGFRRAIRNAVKDIEKQN